One segment of Cyprinus carpio isolate SPL01 chromosome B20, ASM1834038v1, whole genome shotgun sequence DNA contains the following:
- the LOC109054469 gene encoding protein FAM177A1-like isoform X1 gives MAEIPLYLSSVSITVTHDMDSDKSSGKEKEYECVEIGDLDRKEKTPRRIIHFSSGETMEEYSTDEEEEDKTQNTKKDLLSSIDTSKLAWGPYVWFQMWRAATSTISACDYLSERMASLFGITSAKYQYALDEYTRSKREKEERDKDTRLTEEEEHLFEEQKNDEDEDPKTNSSQVQVTNELDLHPSFAPNTIHIPALVTST, from the exons ATGGCAGAAATACCCCTTTATCTATCCAGCGTCAGTATAACTGTCACACATGATATGGACTCTGACaag AGCTCTGGAAAAGAGAAGGAATATGAGTGTGTGGAGATCGGTGATCTGGACAGAAAAGAGAAGACCCCACGCCGCATTATTCATTTCTCCAGCGGGGAGACCATGGAAGAATACAGCacagatgaggaggaggaagacaaaacacagaacacaaagaAAGACCTTCTGTCCTCCATAGACACA tccaAGCTGGCTTGGGGCCCATATGTCTGGTTTCAGATGTGGAGAGCAGCTACATCCACTATATCTG CTTGTGACTACCTCAGTGAGCGAATGGCATCGCTTTTTGGCATCACATCAGCTAAATACCAGTATGCCTTAGATGAATACACCCGGTCAAAGAGGGAG AAGGAAGAGAGAGATAAAGATACACGGCTCACTGAAGAGGAAGAGCACCTGTTTGAAGAGCAGAAAAATGATGAAGACGAGGATCCAAAGACTAACAGTTCTCAAGTACAAGTGACCAATGAGCTGGACCTTCACCCTTCTTTTGCACCAAACACAATTCACATCCCTGCTCTTGTTACTAGCACTTAA
- the LOC109054469 gene encoding protein FAM177A1-like isoform X2: MAEIPLYLSSSSGKEKEYECVEIGDLDRKEKTPRRIIHFSSGETMEEYSTDEEEEDKTQNTKKDLLSSIDTSKLAWGPYVWFQMWRAATSTISACDYLSERMASLFGITSAKYQYALDEYTRSKREKEERDKDTRLTEEEEHLFEEQKNDEDEDPKTNSSQVQVTNELDLHPSFAPNTIHIPALVTST, translated from the exons ATGGCAGAAATACCCCTTTATCTATCCAGC AGCTCTGGAAAAGAGAAGGAATATGAGTGTGTGGAGATCGGTGATCTGGACAGAAAAGAGAAGACCCCACGCCGCATTATTCATTTCTCCAGCGGGGAGACCATGGAAGAATACAGCacagatgaggaggaggaagacaaaacacagaacacaaagaAAGACCTTCTGTCCTCCATAGACACA tccaAGCTGGCTTGGGGCCCATATGTCTGGTTTCAGATGTGGAGAGCAGCTACATCCACTATATCTG CTTGTGACTACCTCAGTGAGCGAATGGCATCGCTTTTTGGCATCACATCAGCTAAATACCAGTATGCCTTAGATGAATACACCCGGTCAAAGAGGGAG AAGGAAGAGAGAGATAAAGATACACGGCTCACTGAAGAGGAAGAGCACCTGTTTGAAGAGCAGAAAAATGATGAAGACGAGGATCCAAAGACTAACAGTTCTCAAGTACAAGTGACCAATGAGCTGGACCTTCACCCTTCTTTTGCACCAAACACAATTCACATCCCTGCTCTTGTTACTAGCACTTAA
- the LOC122140996 gene encoding uncharacterized protein LOC122140996 has product MAGTTRHITIQKHQTFPQLERCTKCCNNFHCPFCMASIFKPCRPDKVKLHLKSHCNKAVVHGDFTIHRCGLGCRASLHYHCMYCPTTILRRGDFKNHLQVCKRNPNSESATKALSSTSTPVTPPTVINAPSVIETAESIPSIPCTPPNTNTDMTSLMITDTPSTTTAAAGKFRVRPVIKKRCPSCNILINKNNLPKHMERKHTDQSALDISETFQLTSQCIDDTNGIFAVLKVGKGHGIPLHVQYQALGENNRVLCESNECQINIDVAQRSGITSYQCMHISAASFCKSSAEQVSLEEDVLTEMVRGKWFSEKKKKECLALQQLANSSCAPLSVHTSIGISSAKKFISVFEPNVSSYSRLGRVMVVYNTKLDSWHCPCTKLRRSCLHKYVAKWHLFQTQRELFRTEGSPDKPHSEEEDITDNRHVYPPKGLGLNYMVNYILQNKKIPAVLPEDMRVPSPCKDYPQNLCPNETVCQECPGDVLLSDPMLITQNAKILTNWCIIKDVATYCKQCPQCGMFYRYQEWKDRLHNFNDHIILDIPLCLTLRNLLQVHTSVSRAVEFLQRTTGVEFPPADTMLDAYLQFEALTDHEYKYSCPTCGDHPPVVLMGVHKQTASPLSENDIEKPPEDFKGEVSLEEFWESLSKEMTCRGFVANAEHNPFAILPSYHFWAPWIGKNTRHSDTVLNTEFEKVHTSSEILKMTVTEERLREELFKQKDDVIRTLCIECDVDSTGSRSDLLLRLCSELKSKQTCDKISSKIWSSSGGWGVIMCPCGIVYSLKCNLRAESPQDFADLLLSWHHMPNVIIYDFAQALAKHTNLRVPEKLPISPFEGCLVEPTQANKELARCGQLKVSLPWLDEKTRGTDPHGHPVTGSADHYVLCDRSHEGSTDGDVLRKLTLVPQLADRVSSQISEQLFAQMKKNDYFLNMSLPSTHLFQMRNIIHHYNENKASKLRTRSTKSLAPNLLTEAALESLTRSRDDVMEDAILTSLMVLSSSA; this is encoded by the exons atggCGGGGACGACG AGACATATTACCATTCAGAAACATCAAACATTTCCTCAGTTGGAGAGATGCACAAAATGCTGCAACAATTTTCATTGTCCCTTTTGTATGGCCAGTATATTTAAGCCCTGCAGACCAGACAAAGTCAAATTACACTTGAAGAGTCACTGTAACAAAGCAGTTGTCCATGGAG atttcactATTCACAGATGTGGACTTGGCTGTAGAGCTTCACTCCATTACCATTGTATGTACTGTCCAACAACAATTCTGAGAAGAGGcgattttaaaaaccatttacaaGTCTGCAAACGTAATCCGAATTCAGAATCCGCCACAAAAGCGCTGTCAAGCACAAGTACCCCAGTGACCCCTCCGACAGTTATAAACGCACCATCAGTCATCGAAACAGCAGAGTCCATTCCTTCAATCCCATGCACACCGCCAAACACCAATACAGATATGACCTCTCTGATGATCACAGACACACCATCAACCACCACAGCAGCAGCAGGAAAGTTTCGCGTGCGGCCTGTCATCAAAAAAAGATGCCCATCGTGCAATATACTCATCAATAAAAACAACCTGCCAAAACATATGGAGCGCAAACACACAGATCAGTCGGCATTGGACATCAGTGAGACATTTCAGCTTACAAGCCAGTGTATAGATGACACAAATGGGATATTTGCAGTTCTCAAAGTCGGTAAAGGCCACGGCATCCCGCTTCACGTCCAATACCAGGCATTGGGAGAAAACAACAGAGTCCTCTGCGAATCGAACGAGTGCCAGATTAACATAGATGTTGCGCAGAGGAGCGGCATCACGTCGTACCAGTGCATGCATATCAGTGCAGCGAGCTTTTGCAAGTCTTCGGCTGAACAAGTCTCGCTGGAGGAAGACGTTTTAACCGAGATGGTGAGAGGAAAATGGTTCagcgagaaaaagaaaaaagaatgccTCGCTCTGCAGCAGCTTGCTAATAGTAGCTGCGCACCGCTTTCTGTTCACACCTCGATTGGGATCTCGTCAGcaaaaaagttcatttcagtttttgaaCCCAATGTATCGTCTTATAGTCGCTTAGGTCGTGTCATGGTTGTATATAACACAAAATTAGACTCTTGGCACTGTCCTTGTACCAAACTGCGACGTTCATGTCTGCACAAATATGTCGCCAAATGGCATCTGTTTCAAACGCAGCGAGAGCTTTTCAGAACTGAGGGATCGCCGGATAAGCCACATTCGGAAGAAGAAGACATTACAGACAACCGTCATGTTTATCCACCGAAAGGTCTGGGATTGAATTATATGGTGAATTACATTCTTCAGAACAAGAAGATACCTGCCGTTCTTCCTGAAGATATGCGGGTGCCGTCGCCATGCAAAGATTACCCACAAAACCTTTGTCCAAATGAAACCGTGTGTCAGGAATGTCCAGGAGATGTGCTTCTCAGCGATCCTATGCTAATTACACAGAACGCCAAAATCCTGACCAATTGGTGCATTATTAAAG ATGTCGCCACCTACTGTAAGCAGTGCCCGCAGTGTGGGATGTTTTATCGTTATCAAGAGTGGAAAGATCGCCTTCATAACTTCAATGATCACATCATCCTTGACATCCCCTTATGTTTAACACTGAGAAACCTTCTGCAG GTCCATACTTCAGTGAGCAGAGCAGTTGAGTTTTTACAACGTACGACAGGAGTGGAGTTTCCACCTGCGGACACAATGCTGGATGCTTATTTGCAGTTTGAAGCCCTCACAGATCATGAATACAAGTATTCATGCCCCACCTGTGGCGATCATCCTCCGGTGGTGCTCATGGGTGTTCACAAACAGACTGCTTCTCCATTATCAG AAAATGACATTGAAAAGCCTCCAGAGGATTTTAAAGGGGAGGTCAGTCTGGAAGAGTTCTGGGAGTCACTGTCTAAAGAGATGACCTGTCGAGGATTTGTTGCGA ATGCCGAACACAATCCATTTGCAATACTGCCAAGTTATCACTTTTGGGCTCCTTGGATTGGCAAAAACACACGTCACTCAGACACTGTGCTAAACACGGAGTTTGAGAAAGTCCACACTTCATCagagattttaaaaatgacagttaCAGAGGAAAGACTCAGAGAAGAACTTTTCAAACAGAAG GATGACGTGATTAGAACTTTATGCATTGAATGTGATGTGGACTCCACTGGATCTCGCAGCGATCTCCTTCTTAGATTGTGCAGTGAATTGAAATCCAAGCAAACATGTGACAAAATCTCTTCAAAAATCTGGAGTTCCTCTG GAGGCTGGGGAGTCATTATGTGCCCCTGTGGAATTGTTTACAGCCTAAAATGCAATCTTCGAGCTGAGAGCCCTCAAGattttgctgatttgctgttatCCTGGCATCATATGCCTAACGTCATAATTTATGACTTTGCACAGGCTCTTGCAAAACACACCAATCTAAGGGTACCAGAAAAGTTACCCATCTCTCCATTTGAAGGATGCCTGGTGGAACCCACTCAAGCTAACAAAGAACTGGCCAGATGTGGACAGCTGAAAGTGTCTCTGCCCTGGCTAGATGAAAAAACCAGAGGGACAGATCCTCACGGACACCCGGTGACGGGTTCAGCTGACCATTACGTGCTCTGTGACCGTTCTCATGAAGGCAGCACAGATGGAGATGTTCTGAGGAAGCTCACCCTCGTGCCTCAGCTGGCTGACAGAGTCAGTAGTCAGATTTCTGAGCAACTGTTTGCTCAAATGAAGAAGAACGACTACTTTTTGAACATGTCTTTGCCGTCAACACATCTGTTTCAAATGAGGAACATCATTCACCACTATAATGAAAACAAGGCCAGCAAACTGAGAACCAGATCAACCAAGAGTCTTGCACCCAACTTGCTGACTGAAGCGGCGTTGg AATCCTTAACCAGGAGCAGAGATGATGTGATGGAGGACGCCATCCTGACATCTTTGATGGTCCTGAGCAGCAGtg cTTGA
- the LOC109047748 gene encoding uncharacterized protein C2orf81 homolog — protein sequence MRRSAARSRGDKSRIDSVPGNAASVQSVETVDIVPGRLTDSTWTSMLSQEEGEEVLVDIIAELMEEVMDRCYQLYLQRQLIPFSVWWAQNNLAETLECLLLRRDEGDDPEHELFWQED from the exons ATGCGTCGCTCAGCTGCCAGATCACGGGGAGATAAAAGCCGCATTGATTCTGTCCCAGGTAATGCTGCTTCGGTCCAGTCTGTTGAGACTGTGGACATTGTCCCAGGACGCCTTACAGACTCCACCTGGACCAGCATGCTCTCCCAGGAGGAGGGTGAGGAGGTGCTGGTGGATATCATAGCAGAACTGATGGAAGAAGTGATGGACAGATGCTATCAGCTGTATCTACAAAGACAA TTGATACCCTTCTCGGTGTGGTGGGCACAGAATAACCTGGCGGAGACGCTAGAATGTCTTCTCCTGAGGAGAGATGAAGGGGATGATCCAGAACATGAACTCTTTTGGCAAGAGGACTAA